TCCGCTTGTTCCACTATTCGTACCCAGAACGAAGCGTTTGAATTTCATGTCCCAAGAGCCTGACTTGCTGACTATAACTCCACCTGATTTTAGATCCACATAGACCCAGCAGGATTCAGAGCTGGCGTTTATCTCGCTGGACTTTGTAGAAGAACCGGTCGTAGTCGCTTCTCCTGTAAAATTAAGGCAAGGATCTACGGGATCGGAAGAAGCTGCGAGAAGAGCTAACGCGTCGTCGCCTCCGTTGTCAGGTCCTCCGCAAAATGTAAGGGAAATTCCCAAAAGAATTATAATAAAAGAATATATTGATTTCATGATGTTATAGTTTCCTATTCGAATTCAGAGATCAGTGTCTTCCCTAACGCCTCCAAAAAGAGACGAGAGAGAAGACATTGGTGATCGTTTTCTTAAGGAAGAACGCTATCGCTGGATACGGTAACAGTTCCCGGAGTGGTTCCTGTCGTATTAGAGATCGTAGCGTAGCTTGTTCCTGTGCCTGGTATGGAAGTATCAACCCAATCTGATTTGTTCAGGATGGAATTGCTCGCGGTCAGACTGGATTTATTTCCGCAATCTGCTCCGCTTGTACCGGTTGCCCATACTGTCACTCTAGGCGGTGACGTTTGAGTCAGGTCATAGCAAATATCTGCGCTGCTAGTTTTGAAGCTTGGAACGCTAGAGGTATTTACTTCTTCCGTGCTGAAGTCCACGTAGCTCATGGGTGGAGGAGGAGGTCCGCCGCTATATAAGGTAAATTTAAACTGTCCTGTTCCGGCGGCAGTCATGCAGCTTGCGTCGGACCAGCCCTTGGTCATACAGAATGCGACGTGGTTTCCGCTCAGTTGGATTCCATTGAATCTATAATGCTTTCCTGTTCCTGCGTCAGGCTCACAAAGAGCTTGTGGAGTGGTGACAGAAGATAGGGAAGTGTTGCACTCGGTTGTATCAGTTGCAGTCACGCTAGATACCACGATTTTCTTTGCGGTCAAAAGAGAAGTGTTGCTGAATCTGAAATAAGCTCCGGTTCCAGACGCAAGAGAAACTGTTTCACTGGTCCAGTTAGAGATCACCTTAGTCGCATTAGCTTCTTTGAGTGTATTCTTCACTTTGCAGTTCGCGTTGTTCTTGCCGGTGACCCAGATGATCGCTCTAGGAGTCTTGCCGGATCTACGAACAATATCTACGCAAAGCTCAGAGGGACCTGGATTTCCGAAGGTAGCATCTGCAAATACAGTGCTTGAATCGCCCGCTTGGTAGTTTCCATCCGCTCCGAACTTGGTCCAAGTATTGGAGTTCGTATCACCGGTGTTCCTACCATGAACAAGGGCAAGGTTTCCGGAACCTGAAGCAGTGCTCGTACTTGCTGGGGCGGCGCTTGGACCTTTGAATAAATAGAAGTATCCGTTAAAGCCAAGAGCCTCTAAACCTTCTACTCGGAAGTGAACAGAATCTGTTCCGGAAGCGGGAGTACAGAGGGTCGCATAGGTTCCAGTAGTGTAGGAACTTTCTAGATCAGTTTCGCAACTGACACTGGCCGGAGGCCAACTAGTGGACGAGCCTAGGCCCGCTAACGCAAGGGCGGAAAGCGAATTATCACTTCCCTTAGAAGCCAATCCGTCGCAATTCGCAAAGCTAAGAGCGAATAAGGCGGAAAGACAGATTCCCAATATAGATCTTTTCATGTTTTCTCCTGATGAGACTCAGTTCTCATTAGCTTTTTCGAGGAGTCATGTTTCTGTGTTTGCTTTTTTAAAATGAGTCTAGGACTCAAAATCGATAAGAAGGTTCTTTTGTCAAACAAAAATGAGATTAATTCTCAGAATGTTGAATTGATTTAGTTCAGGTTTAGTCGAGCAATTGTTATCCGAAAGATTCTCTCCCCTTTCTATTTCGAGAAGGAGCCACTTCTTTTTGGGAAAAGTAATTGCGAGTCCCCTTCTCCTGGGATAAAACTATCGGGCCGAAAACTCTTTCATTTGGAAGAGGATGACTTCGCAAAAAGGAGGGTATGATATGAAGAAAAAATGGGTGGTGGTTGCGAACCGGAGTGAGGCAAAAATTTTTGAATACCAAGGGCCGACGAACGGATTGAAGTTGGTGCAATCCATGGAGAATCCAGAAGGAAGACTTAGAAATTCCGAACTGGTAACCGGGGCTGGACAGGCTTCTAGATCCGATTTTGATTTTTTTCACGAACCTAAGAAGAGAGTGGCGGCGGCCTTTGCCGGTAAACTTTGTGATTTCGTAAATCTTGAAAGAAAGAAGGATTCTTTTTCCAATTTCATACTGATCTCCGAGCCAGGCTTTATGGGAATGATCCTAGGCAAACTGGACGATAAATCTCGAGAAAAGATCTATCATAAAATGCCAAAGGACATTGTTCATGAGAGAGAAGCTAGTTTGATGAATCATCTCAAAACTGTTTTGATGTGATCCGTTAGTATCCGAAACTTTCGAAAAAGAAAGGGGTCTTCGATTTTATCGTCGGCCCCTTTTCATTTTTAAGAGGATCCTATTTCGTAATCTTGTCTGGTATTCACTTGACGAGAGCAGATAATGCTCGATCCTACCTCAGAAAAAACCGGAGGGGAAATGGCTGCCAGCAAAGATAAATACGTACTTTCTATCGATAGTGGAGGAAGCGGGATCCGTGCGATCTTATTCGATAAGAAAGGCAAAATAGTTTCGCGACAGTACGAAAAAACTCCGCCTATCATAGTCGAGCCGGGTGCCTTGGAGCACGATGCCGATAAACTTTGGCAGGCTCTTCTTTCCATTTTGAAGAAGACATTTCGAAATAGAAAATTCCAA
Above is a window of Leptospira semungkisensis DNA encoding:
- a CDS encoding host attachment protein, producing MKKKWVVVANRSEAKIFEYQGPTNGLKLVQSMENPEGRLRNSELVTGAGQASRSDFDFFHEPKKRVAAAFAGKLCDFVNLERKKDSFSNFILISEPGFMGMILGKLDDKSREKIYHKMPKDIVHEREASLMNHLKTVLM